The DNA region GGGTCATTGCGCAAATTATACGCACCAACGGCTATACCTTATTTACTTGGGTGGGGGGCGGTAACCCTCGCGCTGGCAGGGGCGGGGTTTTTTTGGCTGGAACCGACAGTGCATTCCTATTCACAAGGGTTATGGCTGGCTTTTACTTCAGGTGCAACGGTCGGCTATGGTGATATTGTCCCCACCACCAATGCTTCGCGTGTGTTTGCAGTAATGATGGTAGTGCTGGGGTTCACCATGCTATCTGTGGTCACTGCCAGCTTGTCAGCATTTTTTGTCGGGGAAGAAGAAAAGGTATTGCGGCGTGAGATGCATCGGGATATCAAGGCGCTAAGGGAAGATGTAAAAGCCTTGCGTGGGGAGTTGAAAGTTTTCTATGAAAACAAGGCTTCCAGCAAGTCAGGGAGGAAAGAAACTATCTGACAATATTTTGATCTAATTTTGTATGGGGGTGACTTGGATAACAGTATCTACGCGGGCTGGCTCAAAAATTCATCGGCCTGTTTATCAGTAAAATCTCCCCTGTTTACCTCCGTCAGTTCATCTTTTCTTGATCCTTTTGAAAAAAACCTCGCATAAGAAGCTTGCGCAAGCTGTGCATATTCAAAATACTTAGAAATCGAGTTAATCATGGTATTGCTTCCTTATTTACTGAATAGGGGGAATAACGGCTTCGATAAAACCTCTGGTATCACCGCAATAGTTGGCTGATCCTTCTTTGTTAGCTCCAGTGATTACTCGAAGAAATCTAATTATTGTGCTGCCCTGATATCCAAAGCTGCGGGCAATACCCATACGCTCTTGGTTAGTCATGTTGTAAATTGATCTCTCAACCGACCATATATAGTTCGGTCTGCTAACGATTGATTGTTCAGACATCGCATATAGGACTGATGGCTTATCAATCACCTCATCTTGAATATCAAATTCCCCCTTAGAACCGGCACTATATCTATGAAGGTGGCCGTCATTTCGACCTTCTACAAACTTATAAAGACCACTTCGTTCACCATAAATTGGCTTCAAATATTCCCTAGCAGTTCCAACGCCTACACTATTGTCATTGATGAAAAACCCCTCCACCGGAACACTCTTATACACATGCAGTCCACCCTCGCTTCTGCACAAGTATTGCCAGTGCCAGTAGCCGTAAATTTCATCACCGAAAAACACCGTAAATAGCACGACGAACACTACCCAAGGTACAAGTCTGGATTGAAACCGCCTACCAGCCCACCGAGTACCTGCACGACTGACAGCAAGTCCTAGCAACAAATATCCCAGCAATAAAAATGGAAATAATAGAAACATTTATGCCAACTCCTTCCACATACCATTCATGCCATTGGTTCCATTAAGAACGCGCAGGTTGTATTGCCAAACCCAACCTGCAGATCTATTTCCCATCTTTTTCATTTTTTACATATTTCCTTCTCAAAAATTTCACTACTCTGCCCTACTCAATATCTTCGTGTGTATAGGCTCATGCCAAC from Sulfurirhabdus autotrophica includes:
- a CDS encoding potassium channel family protein, with protein sequence MGRNYRIFIGMGGVPPRENPEAHIWERKLHWVMVGVALLALPAFYLEVSHQSGLLSVIGQVLDSIILTAFVAELGWMLYLTRQKLTYVMYNWLDLLIIFGAAMSFVGVEAEWIPLVRLLRLAYVSLLLARVLGSLRKLYAPTAIPYLLGWGAVTLALAGAGFFWLEPTVHSYSQGLWLAFTSGATVGYGDIVPTTNASRVFAVMMVVLGFTMLSVVTASLSAFFVGEEEKVLRREMHRDIKALREDVKALRGELKVFYENKASSKSGRKETI